A genomic region of Acetonema longum DSM 6540 contains the following coding sequences:
- a CDS encoding homocysteine synthase produces MALPENLRLDTIAVHGGQEPDPVTGSRAVPIYQTTSYNFRNAEHAANLFGLKEFGNIYSRIMNPTNDVLEKRIAALEGGVGALAFSSGHAAISGAIFNIAQAGDEIVSSSTLYGGTYNMFAYTLPRLGITVKFVDPKDPDNFRRAITPKTKAIYGETIGNPKIDVFDIEAVAAIAHEAGLPLLLDSTFSTPYLTRPIEFGADIVIHSATKFIGGHGTSMGGLVIDGGKFDWTNGKFPTLTEPDPSYHGLVYTEAFANLAFILRLRVQVLRDLGAALSPFNSFLFLQGLETLHLRLQRHSDNVLAIAGYLESHPQVTWVSYPGLASHPDHALAKKYLPKGAGAILTFGIKGGLKAGRKFIDSLKLFSLLANVGDAKSLVIHPASTTHSQLTTEQRAGAGAPDELIRLSLGLEDPADLIDDLEQALIAIR; encoded by the coding sequence ATGGCATTACCGGAAAACCTGCGTTTAGACACAATAGCTGTCCATGGGGGGCAGGAACCTGACCCGGTTACCGGGTCGAGAGCCGTGCCTATTTATCAAACTACCTCTTATAATTTCCGCAACGCCGAACACGCGGCCAATTTGTTTGGCCTCAAAGAATTCGGCAATATCTACAGCCGGATTATGAATCCTACCAATGACGTGCTGGAAAAGCGCATTGCAGCCCTGGAAGGCGGGGTAGGGGCGCTGGCCTTTTCTTCCGGGCATGCGGCGATCAGCGGCGCTATTTTTAATATTGCCCAGGCTGGGGATGAGATTGTCAGCTCTTCCACCTTATATGGCGGTACTTATAACATGTTCGCCTATACCTTGCCGCGTCTGGGAATTACCGTGAAGTTCGTTGATCCGAAAGACCCAGATAACTTCCGCCGGGCTATTACCCCGAAAACCAAAGCTATCTATGGTGAAACCATCGGCAATCCTAAAATTGATGTCTTTGATATTGAAGCAGTAGCTGCCATCGCCCATGAAGCAGGTCTTCCCCTTCTGCTCGACAGCACTTTCTCCACTCCGTATCTCACCCGGCCGATTGAGTTCGGCGCCGATATTGTCATCCATTCGGCCACCAAATTTATCGGCGGCCATGGCACCTCTATGGGCGGCCTGGTGATCGACGGCGGCAAATTCGACTGGACCAACGGCAAATTTCCTACCCTCACCGAACCGGACCCCAGTTATCACGGACTGGTTTACACCGAGGCCTTCGCTAATTTAGCCTTTATCCTTCGCCTGAGAGTTCAGGTTTTACGGGATTTAGGCGCGGCTTTGAGCCCCTTTAACAGCTTCTTGTTCCTGCAGGGTTTGGAAACATTGCATCTCAGGCTGCAGCGCCATAGTGACAATGTCCTGGCCATTGCCGGATACCTGGAATCTCACCCTCAGGTCACCTGGGTCAGCTATCCGGGCCTGGCCAGTCACCCTGATCATGCTCTGGCTAAAAAGTATCTGCCTAAAGGAGCCGGTGCTATTTTGACCTTCGGTATTAAAGGCGGATTGAAAGCCGGCAGAAAGTTCATTGATTCCCTCAAGCTATTTTCACTTTTAGCCAATGTAGGCGACGCCAAGTCCCTGGTCATTCATCCCGCCAGCACCACCCATTCCCAATTGACGACTGAGCAAAGAGCCGGCGCCGGCGCGCCGGATGAATTGATCCGTTTGTCGTTGGGCCTGGAGGACCCGGCCGATTTGATTGATGATCTGGAACAGGCTTTAATTGCAATACGGTAA